GTATATGACAGCGTTGGCGCGCAAAGCGCAGCACCAAAATTCATGCGCCCCGATATGCGGGAATGATTTGTGTTGCGCGGCGCGAGTGTGATATAGGTGCGGCCCGTTTGGGAATCGCACGAAGGGAATGGCCTCGGGCGGACGTTCCCCAAGTTTCAGTTTCATGGATCATCCATACCGGATGGCAGATCAGGAGTTGACGACCCAGTGCAGGTTCTCGTTCGTGACAACAATGTTGATCAGGCCCTCAAGGCCCTCAAGAAAAAAATGCAGCGTGAAGGCATCTTCCGCGAAATGAAGCTGCGTCGCCACTATGAAAAGCCGTCCGAGCGCAAGGCGCGCGAGGCAGCCGAGGCCGTGCGCCGCGCCCGCAAGATGGAGCGCAAGCGCCTCGAGCGTGAAGGCTTCTGATCCTTCGCGTATCGGAATACGGGTCATGACCCACAAAAAACCGGCTTCTGCAAGGAAGCCGGTTTTTTTGTGTCTGGAGAGGGAAAGCCATGGGCACGGAAACCGCATCTGAAGCCACGACCGGCTGGCGGTGGTGGCGGGCGCGGCTGGCGCGTCGCATCCTGCCGCGCTCGCTGCTGGGGCGGATGCTGCTGATCGGGTTCATCCCGCTGCTGGCCACGCAGGCCATCTCGCTCGAACTGTTTTATGGCAATTACCTGCAGATTGTCTCGCGCCGCCTGTCAGGCGATATGGCCACCACCATCTCCATGACGCTGGACATGCTCGAGCGCTATCCTTCCGCCACCGATCGCAAGTGGATCCTGGAGGATGCAGGCCGCAGGGCGGGGCTGGTCATGACCCTGCATGAGGGGGAGAGCCTGCAGAGGCGTGGCTCGAACCACGTGCTCGGCCCCATTGACGAGGATCTGGCGCGTGACCTGCAGGCCAGTGTGCGCTGGCCCACCTTTGTTGACTGGAAAAAGGCCCACCGTCGCGTCGTGATCCTGGTGCAGACACCCATTGGCGTGCTGCAGGTCGTGGCGCTGCGCAAACGGCTGGACGTGGCACCTGTATGGCTGTTCGTGGCATGGGCCTCGGGCAGCGCGCTGCTTCTGTTCCTGATCGCAGCCCTGTTCATGCGCAATCAGGTGCGTGCCATCCGCAGGCTGGCGCGGGCGGCGGAACTGTTCGGGCTGGGGCGTGACACGGTTCCCATCGTGCCTGAAGGCGCGCAGGAAATCCGCAAGGCTGCCGTCGCCTTCAACCGCATGCGCGACCGCATCAACCGCTTTGTGGAGCAGCGGACCACCGTGCTGGCCGGAGTCTCG
This is a stretch of genomic DNA from Komagataeibacter xylinus. It encodes these proteins:
- the rpsU gene encoding 30S ribosomal protein S21 — protein: MQVLVRDNNVDQALKALKKKMQREGIFREMKLRRHYEKPSERKAREAAEAVRRARKMERKRLEREGF
- a CDS encoding HAMP domain-containing sensor histidine kinase, whose product is MGTETASEATTGWRWWRARLARRILPRSLLGRMLLIGFIPLLATQAISLELFYGNYLQIVSRRLSGDMATTISMTLDMLERYPSATDRKWILEDAGRRAGLVMTLHEGESLQRRGSNHVLGPIDEDLARDLQASVRWPTFVDWKKAHRRVVILVQTPIGVLQVVALRKRLDVAPVWLFVAWASGSALLLFLIAALFMRNQVRAIRRLARAAELFGLGRDTVPIVPEGAQEIRKAAVAFNRMRDRINRFVEQRTTVLAGVSHDLRTPLTRLRLSLAMFPRTGMIRAEDLQSDITDMIGDIVEMEHMIEGYLSFARGEGAETPTVIRVEDLFEESVAALRRVGAQASIGFITPPELSITGRGNALRRVLNNVVENARHHATRIELSAERGRKQVFMYIDDNGCGVEEARRESVFRAFESGKEGGTGLGLAIARDIVHAHGGHIGLEAGPLGGARVTIELPA